A stretch of the Staphylococcus sp. NRL 16/872 genome encodes the following:
- a CDS encoding peptidase U32 family protein, which produces MTELLVTPKSLAHMETLIDLGADAFVIGEEKFGLRLAGEFNRDDIKQAVKLAHDNEKKVYVAVNGIFHNYHLNALEDYINFLHEVNVDRIIFGDPAVVMFVKQQNNPIPLNWDAETIVTNYFQCNYWGKRGAQRAVLARELNLDEIINIKENADVEIEVQVHGMTCMFQSKRMLLGNYYTFQDRQMKIQRDKDDTELLLYDEERDNKYPVFEDYNGTHIMSPNDICLIEELEPFFEADIDSFKIDGVLQSEEYINTVTTQYREAIDLYNEDPEAYEDEKFMLVDPIEEIQPEHRPIDEGFLYKQTVY; this is translated from the coding sequence ATGACAGAATTACTAGTTACTCCTAAATCACTGGCTCATATGGAAACATTAATTGATTTAGGTGCTGATGCATTTGTTATTGGAGAAGAAAAGTTTGGGTTACGATTAGCAGGAGAATTTAATCGTGACGATATTAAACAAGCTGTTAAATTAGCACATGATAACGAGAAAAAAGTTTATGTTGCTGTAAATGGCATTTTCCATAATTATCATTTAAATGCGCTTGAAGATTATATTAATTTTTTACATGAAGTCAACGTCGATCGAATTATATTTGGTGATCCAGCTGTAGTGATGTTCGTTAAGCAACAAAATAATCCAATTCCACTAAATTGGGACGCTGAAACTATTGTAACAAACTACTTCCAATGTAATTATTGGGGAAAAAGAGGCGCACAAAGAGCAGTATTAGCGCGTGAATTAAACTTAGATGAAATTATTAATATTAAAGAAAATGCTGATGTAGAAATTGAAGTTCAGGTACATGGCATGACTTGTATGTTCCAATCTAAACGTATGTTACTTGGCAATTATTATACATTCCAAGATAGACAAATGAAGATTCAACGTGATAAAGACGATACTGAGTTATTATTATATGATGAAGAACGTGATAATAAATATCCTGTGTTCGAAGATTATAATGGTACACATATTATGTCACCTAATGATATTTGCTTAATAGAAGAACTTGAGCCGTTCTTTGAGGCTGACATTGATTCATTTAAAATTGATGGCGTCTTGCAAAGTGAAGAATATATTAACACTGTAACGACTCAATATAGAGAAGCTATAGATTTATATAATGAAGATCCTGAAGCATATGAAGATGAAAAATTTATGT